The segment AGTACAACAGGCCTCTACGCTACAGCAGACAGCAGTCTCCATCTGCTCCAGTGATACAGTACAACAGGCCTCTACACTACAGCAGACAGCAGTCTCCATCTGCTCCAGTGATACAGTACAACAGGTCTCTACGCTACAGCAGACAGCAGTCTCCACCTGCTCCAGTGATACAGTACAACAGGCCTCTACACTACAGCAGACAGCAGTCTCCATCTGCTCCAGTGATACAGTACAACAGGCCTCTACACTACAGCAGACAGCAGTCTCCATCTGCTCCAGTGATACAGTACAACAGGCCTCTACGCTACAGCAGACAGCAGTCTCCATCTGCTCCAGTGATACAGTACAACAGGCCTCTACGCTACAGCAGACAGCAGTCTCCATCTGCTCCAGTGATACAGTACAACAGGCCTCTACGCTACAGCAGACAGCAGTCTCCATCTGCTCCAGTGATACAGTACAACAGGCCTCTACGCTACAGCAGACAGCAGTCTCCATCTGCTCCAGTGATACAGTACAACAGGCCTCTACACTACAGCAGACAGCAGTCTCCATCTGCTCCAGTGATACAGTACAACAGGCCTCTACGCTACAGCAGACAGCAGTCTCCACCTGCTCCAGTGATACAGTACAACAGGCCTCTACACTACAGCAGACAGCAGTCTCCATCTGCTCCAGTGATACAGTACAACAGGCCTCTACGCTACAGCAGACAGCAGTCTCCATCTGCTCCAGTGATACAGTACAACAGGCCTCTACGCTACAGCAGACAGCAGTCTCCATCTGCTCCAGTGATACAGTACAACAGGCCTCTACGCTACAGCAGACAGCAGTCTCCATCTGCTCCAGTGATACAGTACAACAGGCCTCTACACTACAGCAGACAGCAGTCTCCATCTGCTCCAGTGATACAGTACAACAGGTCTCTACGCTACAGCAGACAGCAGTCTCCATCTGCTCCAGTGATACAGTACAACAGGCCTCTACACTACAGCAGACAGCAGTCTCCATCTGCTCCAGTGATACAGTACAACAGGCCTCTACGCTACAGCAGACAGCAGTCTCCATCTGCTCCAGTGATACAGCAGTCATGACACAGCAGTTTACACTGAACAGGATATGCTTCAGAGACACAAGTGAAATGTTTTGGTTGTTTAAAACTAAGTTGTTAAACTATCTCCTCTTTACAGAAAGCTATCACTTCAGGACATCGTTCACATACAGCAGATTAACTCagtcaggctgtcaggctgtcaggcagtcaggcagtcaccCAGTCAGGCAGTCACCCAGTCAGGCAGTCACCCAGTCAGGctgtcaggcagtcaggcagtcaccCAGTCAGGCAGTCACCCAGTCAGGctgtcaggcagtcaggcagtcaggctgtcaggcagtcaggcagtcacccagtcaggcagtcaggctgtcaggcagtcaggcagtcaggcagtcaggcaggcagtcacccaggcagtcaggcagtcaggcagtcacccagtcaggcagtcaggcagtcaggctgtcacccagtcaggcagtcaggcagtcaggcagtcaggcagtcaggcagtcacccagtcaggcagtcaggcagtcaggcagtcaggcagtcaggcagtcagaaGTAATGTGGATGAAGAATGTAAAGATATAACAGGCTACCAGGGGTACGCTTTAGGGTTCGGCTttgccttctcctctcctctcctctcctctcctctcctctcctctcctctcctctcctctcctctcctctcctctcctctcctctcctctcctctcctctcctctcctctcctctcctctcctctcctctcctctcctctcctctcctctcctctcctctcctctcctctctgcagcgcTAGCttatcttctctctctgctctctcttctctctgctctctctgctctctctgctctctcttctctctcagcagctctctcttctcttctctctctctcgctcctctccacATCAGCACAACTCAGAAGATATTGCAAAAAACTTTTCCCTCAGGTGAAACATTGTCATAGCCCATTAATCTTTTCAAACTTGGCCCCAGTCGGTTCACTCCGATCCTTAggagggaaggaggcagggaggcagggagacagggaggcagggagacagggagacagggagggagacagggagacagggagggagacagggagggagggagggagggagggatcttTTTAATGTAGTCAAGGAAGGATGGCTCAGtagcatcccaaatagcaccctactaccctctgtagtgcactactttagaacatATTCtgtgggtttaatgttgttcaCTATTTAATATTCTGTGGGTTTAATGTTGACTTACAGTGAATATATACATAGCTACACGTTTAGCATGTATATGTTGTCCGTgttgggatttgaacccatgaccttggcatcACAAGACCACCAACCTCACAAGATATTGCTAGTCAGCTGTCTTGACTAACAGACAGTGATATGAGAACTGTTGGGTTCCTTTATCAATGAGATCAAAGGCCTGGATTCACACCGCGTCTCAGAGTAGGTGGTTCTGATTTGGGATCAAAGGCCTGGATTCACACCGCGTCTCAGAGTAGGTGGTTCTGATTTGGGATCAAAGGCCTGGATTCACACCGCGTCTCAGAGTAGGTGGTTCTGATTTGGGATCAAAGGCCTAGATTCACACAGCGTCTCGATTCACACAGCGTCTCAGAGTAGGGGTTCTGATTTGGGATCAAAGGCCTGGATTCACACAGCGTCTCAGAGTAGGGGTTCTGATTTGGGATTAAAGGCCTGGATTCACACCGCGTCTCAGAGTAGGGGTTCTGATTTGGGATCAAAGGCCTGGATTCAcacagcatctcagagtagggGTTCTGATTTGGGATTAAAGGCCTGGATTCACAcagcgtctcagagtaggtggTTCTGATTTGGGATCAGGTCCCCCACCAGCCCAAACGAATATGATGTAAAAGGCAATGCGATCCGAAGCATCACTCTGTGAATACAAGCCAACGGCTGTAGAGTTTATTAAAAGGTGAATTAAAAGGTGTGCGACCAGTGCAGATGAGAACCCTGTGGAGTCAACGTCTGTGTGTGAGATCCAGATGTGCAGCTGAATCAATCAATGAAATGTTCCCTACACTACTTTATAGACTACTTTAgactagggccctatagaaccctattccctatatagtgcactactttagaccagagccctatagaactctattccctatatagtgcactacttaagaccagagccctatagaaccctattccctatatagtgcactactttagaccagggcccccgCCACCCCTCCGTCCGTCCCCCCCGccccccctctgtccctccccctccgcccctccatcccttcccctccgcccctctgtccctcccctaaGGTTGTCAGGCAGGGTGCTGTTCTAGGGCTGATTCCAAACAAGCCTTTCTATTGGCTGCTGTGATCACTAACTAGATAGTGTGTTATTGTCGATTCCACTGCACCATTTACAAAGGAGAGGAGGGTGTCTGATGGAACCCTTAGTCTCTATAATAGTGAACTAGTTTTAAATGCACAGGGGCCCATATGGCTGAGCAACACCCAGCCCTGAGCAACACCCTGAGCAACATCCTGAGACATCCTGGGAGATCCTGAGACATCTGAGACATCCTGAAACATCCTGAGACACCCTGAGACATCCTGAGACATCCTGAGACATCCTGGGACATCCTGAGACATCCTGAGACATCCGGAGACATCCTGGGACATCCTGGGACATCCTGAGACATCCTGAGACATCCTGAGACATGCTGAGAGATCACTCACGTTGCAGAGCCACTGTGTTCATCCATTAGCTGGGGATAGAGGCTATCTACTCTAGGTATTGtggctacaaacacacacagaacacacacagaacacacacagaatacacacagcacagcacacaagTCAGGACACAACGGACAACTGTCACTGCTTCTCTGCATCAATTATTAAAACATATTGATCACAATGAATCTGATAATGAATTGTGGGACGACTGTAGGAAGTGGTTAGAAATTACCCCACTGTCATacctcacagtgtgtgtgtgtgtgtgtgtgtgtgtgtgtgtgtgtgtgtgtgtgtgtgtgtgtgtgtgtgtgtgtgtgtgtgtgtgtgtgtgtgtgtgtgtgtgtgtgagagagagagagtggcatacTTAATGTGTCCTACTAGTGAACCTGCTCTCAGCAGAAAAAATGACCCCaacacccctcccctcccatggcctcctctacccccccacccctactcccccccccaccatcccttgaccccctcccttccccatcTCCGTccacctctccccaccacccctcccctcccctggccTCCTCCACCCCGCCTACtgccccccaccctcctccatctccactacaGAGATTTagaacactgacaacaccaaCAAACCAGACCTTAATGGTTCTTTTGTCCGCCATCTTTCTTTTACAACCTCTGAGGCGTCAACCCAGAGATGTGATGCGTCAACAGGAGTCACACCGTCCCCCTCATCCCCCCttgccctcctccacccccccatccctctatccagcCCCTGTAcacgagctctctctctcttcccggaTAGCTCTTATCAGTGATTCGTCTTCGACTGTCATTATCAATCTGCCTGTGCATTTAGCAATGTCGTTAGGCATGAGTTTTTCACTGAGGATCAGAGAGGAGAAAGCCACAAAcagtctgctctctctcgctctctctctctctctctctctctctctctctctccctctcccaaagCATTAGGCACGAGTATTTCACTGAGGATTGGAGAGAGCCACAAACACAGattgctctccatctctctctctctccctctcccaaagCATTAGGCATGAGTATTTCAttaaagagaagagagagccacaaacacagtctgctctctctctctctctctctctctctctctctctctctctctctctctctctctctctctctctctctctctctctctctcccccatctcccccatctcccccatctcccaaAGCATTATTCACAAGTATTTCACTGAGGATCGGAGAGAGCCACAAACACAgactgctctccatctctctccttctcctcctcccaatGCATTAGGGGTACTAGTGCAGGTTGGCTCAGTGCCAGGGAATGGCAAGCAGAGCAACAGTGCCCTCTTCAGGTGATGTACCTCCCCCATTCATCTATCACCCCACCCACCCCAATCCTCTGTCTATCCTTCCCTCTATCATCCagcgactctctctctctctctctctcgctccttctctccacgtgggctcctcctcctccagctctaTGACATCAGCATGTTTGTATTGAGGGTTTTATTAGCAGGACAAATTAATAAGGTTTTGACAAAAACACAGCATGGATTAGGTTGGAATCTGAGTCCTCATTATTGAATAATCCTTTTTCAATTGGATGTGTATCAGGTTCCGtaaagggcacacacacacacacgcacgcacacacacacacacacacacacacacacacgcacacacacacacacacacacacacacacacgcacacacacgtacgcacgcacacgcacacacacacgtatgcacgcacatgcacagacacacacacacacccacacacacgcacacacacacgttacgcacgcacacgcacacacacacgtatgcacgcacatgcacagacacacacacacacacacacagttattctGCTAGGATATGACAGTGATtcaccatagagagagagggggaagaattACAGTCAGTTTCAGCTCAGATGAATGGATTGTTTCCTACACCGATATAATCAACAAATGAGTTttaaaaacatttcagaagccCTATATTAAGGTTCTGACTTTGGACTTCAAGCAGGTCAACGGTGTCAACTGTGTGTTTTGCTGTAGTATcaatatataaacacacagatcTACTAATAACGTAAATacacaatcctatagaacatcatgaggagaaaggaggaggagtcaACGTATTGGGGGGGGAGGGGCCACGAGCTGGAAGCATCAGTAGAACTCAGTCGTTGTCTCTAGAAGACTCAGATGTATACAGAGTGGTTTCACTTCTTCTGTTGGTGTGTTGTGGTAGTAGATGGTTCTCCTACTGGTGTTGTGGTACTAGATGTCTCTCCTACTGGTGTTGTGGAACTAGATGGTTCTCCTACTGGTGTTGTAGTAGATGGTTCTCCTACTGGTGTTGTGGTACTAGATGGTTCTCCTACTGGTGTTGTAGTAGATGGTTCTCCTACTGGTGTTGTTGTAGTAGATGGTTCTCCTACTGGTGTTGTGGTACTAGATGGTTCTCCTACTGGTGTTGTGGTAGTAGATGGTTCTCCTACTGGTGTTGTGGTACTAGATGTCTCTCCTACTGGTGTTGTGGTACTAGATGGTTCTCCTACTGGTGTTGTGGTAGTAGATGGTTCTCCTACTGGTGTTGTGGTACTAGATGGTTCTCCTACTGGTGTTGTGGAACTAGATGGTTCTCCTACTGGTGTTGTGGTAGTAGATGTTTCTCCTACTGGTGTTGTGGTACTAGATGTCTCTCCTACTGgtgttgttgtagtagatgtCTCTCCTACTGGTGTTGTGGTACTAGATGGTTCTCCTACTGgtgttgttgtagtagatgtttCTCCTACTGGTGTTGTAGTAGTAGATGTCTCTCCTACTGGTGTTGTGGTACTAGATGGTTCTCCTACTGGTGTTGTGGTAGTAGATGTTTCTCCTACTGGTGTTGTGGTACTAGATGGTTCTCCTACTGGTGTTGTGGTACTAGATGGTTCTCCTACTGGTGTTGTGGTAGTAGATGGTTCTCCTACTGGTGTTGTGGTAGTAGATGGTTCTCCTACTGGTGTTGTGGTACTAGAAGTTTCCGTAATATAATCAATGATAAAATGGTGAGCTGAGTAGACAGGCGAGAAAAAAATGTTTCTTTCACAAATGTTTTTTAAAGGCATCTTTGCAAACACATCAATTTCACCATCTAGTCCGCATCccaaatgcccccccccctattcccttttatagtgcactacttttgaccagagccctttggaCCCTATTCCCATATGAACCCTATTCCCCTATTCCCCCTGGTCAAACGGAGTGCACTACGAAGGGAATAAAGGGGGGCCGTTTGGAAGGCAGGACACCATTTAACTCATTCAACCTTCTGAGGCCCATTTAAAAGGTCATGTGTCTGTAGAATCTGACGAGGCTTTAGACGTGGTACATGTTTGATTGCAATATCTTTTTAAATAActttttgttttaaataaaaaGGGGAACATCATAACAGCAAAGAGACTGTAGGGAGGAGAcgcaaagggaaaataaatagtaTGCATGTTGTTTGTTTGGTTCAGTCCATAGTTAACCACATGGCATACATGAATTCATATATatgtgattttttgggggggggttttaAAAGGTACAGTGGGACTTATAGTAGGGGGGTGATTCCTCCCCTTTCTCATTGGTGTTAAGACCAAGTCagctatagtgtatagtgtagaaGGGAGCTCAGCACTGTTGGACCGGGCAGTTATACGCAGTACTTATAGACCAGTAAAAGTTATCTTTTACCTGTCTGGATGGGTGTACGGATCCCTTAGTCTTGAATCCTCCCTGGGAACTGCACTCCGAGGCACTGAAGTGGTCTGAACTAGTGGAGGATCTCTTGGAGAGAGTATCACAGCCCCCTACGAAGGTGTTGTCCAGAGGGAGCTCCTGAATCATGTGGTGTTTCTTCACGGAGACCGGCGTGTCCGCTTTGAGGTGGAACGCGGACTGCGGAGAAGCGGACTTGTAGTGCCGTGCCAGGTCTGGACTGGAGGGCTTGAaggtggtcgtaggagcagcgtTCCAGTCAAAGTGTCCCGGCTCCTCCAGCTCGGCAGGCAGGCTGATGTTGCCGTTGATGGGCTCGTGAGCCGGGTCGTCCGGCTTGTTCTCCTCGATGGTGACAAAGTTCAGGAGGGAGCTTTTAGGCGACTTCCTTTTCTTGCGCTTCTTCTTCTTGTTCTGTTTGTTCTCCTGGTTGGGAGACATCCACTCAGCGCCCTGCTTCTTCCTCTGGGCCGCCTTGAACCGCGAGGTGTGACGACAGCGCACCAGGACTGTCACGAAGATCACCACAATCACCACCATCGCCCCGGCTACGATGGCGATCATGATGGTGAGATAATCTCCGCTCTGGTAAGTCTCACTGCTCTCCCCGATGTTCCTGTCCAGGGGCGTCTCCATGGTGCGGCGAATGAGGTCGTAGATAAACGTGGCGTTGCCGACCGTGTCGTTCACGTAGAGGAACACCAGCACCAGGGTGTGCAGGGACTTAGGGTAGCCCAGGTCGCTAATGTTCACGACCAGCCGATGGAGGCCGATGTCGGAGATAGCAGGCTTCTCCTCCAGGGTGATGTTTCCTGTCACAGGGTCGATCCGGAACAGACCTTTGGTGTTGCCGCTAACGATGGTGTACTTGAGCTCTGCGTTCATCCCTGTGTCACCGTCCACAGCAAAGACCTCGGCCACCACCGATCCAGGGATGGACGAGAGGGGGACCAGTTTGAAGGAGGTGTTGGAAGGGGGGTAGATGACGATGGGGGTGTTGTCGTTTACGTCGATGACATTGATTGTCACCTTGGCGGCCGAGGAACACGGGGGCCGCCCGCTATCCACCGCCCGGACGTCGAAGGTGTAGGAGCTCTGCTGCTCCCGGTCAAAGGACACGTTGGACTTTATTACTCCAGAGTACGGGTCTAGGATAAAGTTCTCGTTGTCGCTGAGTATCGAAAGCGTGACGGCGGCATTTTCCCCGGCGTCTGAGTCTGTGACGGTTATCACCCCCACCGTGCTGTACTTGGGCAGGTTCTCTGACACAAAGAACTGGAAGTGGTTGTGGGTGAACTTGGGGCTGTTGTCGTTTTCATCGAGCACTGTCACGATGACTGCCGCCTGGCTCTGGAGTGGAGGCGTCCCGTTGTCTCGGGCCGTTACCGTGAAGAGGAACCGATCCTGGTCCTCACGATCGAAAACCCGGGAGGCCGTGAGGACACCGGTTTTACGGTCCAGGTCAAAGAACGAGGCGTTAGGGCCCAGTTGGTAGACAATCTCCGCATTTTTCCCACTGTCCTCGTCGGTGGCGCTGAGAGTCGTGAGGAAGAGATC is part of the Oncorhynchus kisutch isolate 150728-3 unplaced genomic scaffold, Okis_V2 scaffold3853, whole genome shotgun sequence genome and harbors:
- the LOC116372027 gene encoding keratin-associated protein 10-4-like, which gives rise to MTAVSLEQMETAVCCSVEACCTVSLEQMETAVCCSVEACCTVSLEQMETAVCCSVETCCTVSLEQMETAVCCSVEACCTVSLEQMETAVCCSVEACCTVSLEQMETAVCCSVEACCTVSLEQMETAVCCSVEACCTVSLEQMETAVCCSVEACCTVSLEQVETAVCCSVEACCTVSLEQMETAVCCSVEACCTVSLEQMETAVCCSVEACCTVSLEQMETAVCCSVEACCTVSLEQMETAVCCSVEACCTVSLEQMETAVCCSVEACCTVSLEQMETAVCCSVEACCTVSLEQMETAVCCSVEACCTVSLEQVETAVCCSVETCCTVSLEQMETAVCCSVEACCTVSLEQMETAVCCSVEACCTVSLEQMETAVCCSVEACCTVSLEQMETAVCCSVEACCTVSLEQMETAVCCSVEACCTVSLEQMETAVCCSVEACCTVSLEQMETAVCCSVEACCTVSLEQMESIRDLYMLTNHLLYSFRTFRAGFLDN
- the LOC109886246 gene encoding protocadherin-9 — protein: MDLTDFYLLAALVACFWMDPSIAQELIYPIREELQENVLIGNIPKDLNVSHTNAATGASANLVYRLVSKAGDNPLLRVQSSTGEIFTTSNRIDRERLCPGPSFEENECSFEIEVVILPNDYFRLIKIKIVVKDTNDNAPMFPSPVINISIPENTLINSRFAIPSATDPDTGPNSVHKYQLVNGQSAFGLDIVETPEGEKWPQLIVQQNLDREQKDTYVMKIKVEDGGMPQKSSTAILQVTVTDVNDNKPVFRENQIEVHIPENSPIGTSVVQLQATDADVGANAEIKYMFGTQVSPATKRLFALNGTTGLITVQRPLDREETAIHKLSVLASDGSSSPARATVTINVTDVNDNPPNIDLRYIISPINGTVFLSEKDPINTKIALITVSDKDTDVNGKVICFIEKDVPFHLKAVYDNQYLLETSALLDFEGTKEYNFKIIASDSGKPSLNQTALVRVRLEDENDNSPIFSHPVIELAVMENNKRDLFLTTLSATDEDSGKNAEIVYQLGPNASFFDLDRKTGVLTASRVFDREDQDRFLFTVTARDNGTPPLQSQAAVIVTVLDENDNSPKFTHNHFQFFVSENLPKYSTVGVITVTDSDAGENAAVTLSILSDNENFILDPYSGVIKSNVSFDREQQSSYTFDVRAVDSGRPPCSSAAKVTINVIDVNDNTPIVIYPPSNTSFKLVPLSSIPGSVVAEVFAVDGDTGMNAELKYTIVSGNTKGLFRIDPVTGNITLEEKPAISDIGLHRLVVNISDLGYPKSLHTLVLVFLYVNDTVGNATFIYDLIRRTMETPLDRNIGESSETYQSGDYLTIMIAIVAGAMVVIVVIFVTVLVRCRHTSRFKAAQRKKQGAEWMSPNQENKQNKKKKRKKRKSPKSSLLNFVTIEENKPDDPAHEPINGNISLPAELEEPGHFDWNAAPTTTFKPSSPDLARHYKSASPQSAFHLKADTPVSVKKHHMIQELPLDNTFVGGCDTLSKRSSTSSDHFSASECSSQGGFKTKGSVHPSRQVKDNFYWSISTAYNCPVQQC